ACAATATATTTCCTGCTGTGAGCAAAAACTTTCTTTATAATTACCTCGAATACGTATCCTATGAGCTACTATTCGAGGTATTTTTTTGTTCTACAATCAAGGCATTATCCATTACTCAGAGAGAGAACACAGTAAGTTTTATCTTCTTTTGCTTCTTGGGTGAAAATCCACAATCGTTTGTTTCAAATATTCACGGTCTAAATGCGTGTATATTTCGGTAGTAGTAATACTAGCATGGCCAAGCATTTCCTGAATAGCCCGTAAATCGGCACCACCTTCAATCAAATGCGTAGCAAATGAGTGTCGGAATGTATGTGGGCTAATATTTTTTTGAATACCAGCACTCAGAGCCAAGTCTTTTATGATTAAAAACACCATTACACGAGTAAGTTGCTTGCCTCGTCGATTGAGAAACAAATGGTCTGAAAAATCGTTGTGAATAGGTTGATACTTGCGTATTTCTTCCAAATAAATAGTAGTATAGTGCATTGCATCTTTGCCGATAGGCACTAGCCTTACTTTATCACCCTTGCCTCGTACCCTCAAAAAACCAATATCAAAATAGCATTCTGAAAGTTTTAGGTCGATTAGCTCCGAAACCCTAAGCCCAGAGCTATACAGTATTTCGAGCATAGCCCTATTGCGTGTACCTTCAGGAGTGGATAAGTCTATGGCATCGAACAGCCGAATAATTTCGGGAAAACTTAGTGTAGAGGGAAGTTTTCGGCCTGTTTTAGGAGCACTAATCAAAGCTGTGGGGTCTACTTTAATAACATCTTCGATACTCAAATATTTGAAAAATGCTTTTAAGCCCGACAACATCCTAGCTTGAGAAGTAGCTTCGAGGCCTAGTTCGTCGATAAAAAGGAAAAAATCAAAAATATGTTTGTCCGTAATTTCCTCAACAGCGGGTAATTCTGGCAAAGAAATTTCGAGGTATTCCCAAAATTTTGCTACATCATGCCAATAAGCCTCAATCGAGTTTTCGGAAAGCGAGCGTTCTAAAGTAAGATAGTTTTTGAAATTTTTCAGATAAATTTGCCACATTGTAAAGAACAAGTATAATATTTGTTTTAATAACAATTAAGGGCTTTAATTGCCACAATTGAACGCCCAAAAGGTTCTATTTGTTATAAATCTGACACAACAACGAAAGAATATCGAGTTTAAAGTTGTTGTGTCAGGTTTGAAATAAAGCACTAAGCTAGCAATCTGGTGTGGAAATAACTAATAAATATGAAGGGGCTTTGTAGTATTGATAAAAGCATTGCTACAGATTGTTTGGTTGTTGTTGAACTGAGTAATTTTTAAGGGAGAAAACTCCTCAATTAAAAGAGTAATAAGTTGTTGTTTTTGGTCAATAATGGTATCGGCTGATTATAAAATCGATAAGTTAGTAACCAAAAGAATTTTAAACAGGAATCGCAGTGGTAAAGAAACAAATTTTGATTGTGAATGGCCCAAATCTAAATTTATTGGGCAAACGTGAGCCAGAGATTTATGGACACCAAACTTTTGAACAGTATTTTGAAATACTAAAAGATAAATACGAAACACAGGTAGAACTGCACTATTTTCAGTCGAACCACGAAGGGGCATTGATTGATAGAATCCATGAGGTAGGCTTTACATTCGATGGAATTGTGCTGAATGCAGGAGGTTTTACGCATACGTCTATTGCCTTGGCCGATGCCATTGCTGCCGTAAAAACACCTACAGTTGAGGTTCATATTTCAAATGTACACGCTCGTGAGTCGTACCGTCATCATAGTTTTTTAAGCAAAAACTGTATTGGTATTATTATTGGGTTTGGTTTGAGAGGGTACGATTTTGCTATTCAGACATTTCTGTGATATGAAGCCAATAAGATTAGGTGAATCTGCTTGCGGCGATAAATCTTATTCTGTTGGCATATCACCTAATCATTTTCAGCATTACATATTACTATGATAACATTTTATCCAGGGCCTTCAAAAGTATATCCAGTGGTTGAGCATTTTCTCAACGAAGCTTTTCATGAAGGTGTATTAAGTATCAATCACCGTAGTCAGGCTTGTATGCAGATTACTCGTACAGCCATCGACTTGCTGCATCAAAAATTGCACATTCCAAGCGACTATACCATTTATTTTGTTTCGTCGGCTACC
The DNA window shown above is from Flectobacillus major DSM 103 and carries:
- the xerD gene encoding site-specific tyrosine recombinase XerD; its protein translation is MWQIYLKNFKNYLTLERSLSENSIEAYWHDVAKFWEYLEISLPELPAVEEITDKHIFDFFLFIDELGLEATSQARMLSGLKAFFKYLSIEDVIKVDPTALISAPKTGRKLPSTLSFPEIIRLFDAIDLSTPEGTRNRAMLEILYSSGLRVSELIDLKLSECYFDIGFLRVRGKGDKVRLVPIGKDAMHYTTIYLEEIRKYQPIHNDFSDHLFLNRRGKQLTRVMVFLIIKDLALSAGIQKNISPHTFRHSFATHLIEGGADLRAIQEMLGHASITTTEIYTHLDREYLKQTIVDFHPRSKRR
- the aroQ gene encoding type II 3-dehydroquinate dehydratase; the protein is MVKKQILIVNGPNLNLLGKREPEIYGHQTFEQYFEILKDKYETQVELHYFQSNHEGALIDRIHEVGFTFDGIVLNAGGFTHTSIALADAIAAVKTPTVEVHISNVHARESYRHHSFLSKNCIGIIIGFGLRGYDFAIQTFL